A single window of Streptomyces griseoviridis DNA harbors:
- a CDS encoding 3-hydroxyacyl-CoA dehydrogenase NAD-binding domain-containing protein, with amino-acid sequence MDTPAPSRTIRWEGDDDHVVTLVLDDPDQSANTMNAAFIDSLDAVVDRLATRRDTLRGVIVTSAKKTFFAGGDLRDLIAVTPETAGRSFEAGLRVKRALRTLETLGVPVVAALGGAALGGGYEIALACHHRVLLDRPSARVGLPEVTFGLLPAGGGVTRTVRMFGVTEALTKVLLDGRRYAPAEALAAGLVDETAADASELTARARAFIDAHPDARQPWDVAGFRIPGGTPDRPELAATLPALPALFRERLGGAPYPAPRAVLAAAVEGAQVDLDTAFVIESRHLTELVLGQTTKNMIQGHFFDLRTVESGAGRPRGVPSGTVRKVAVLGAGMMGAGIAHACARAGIDVVLKDTTREAAARGRAHSAGILERALRQGRTTEADRDALLARITPTADPEELAGCDAVIEAVFEDPAVKGEAFREAEKHVAADALLCSNTSTLPIAGLAEAVRRPDDFIGLHFFSPVHRMRLVEIVKGPRTGPLALARAFDLVRQIGKTPIVVNDSRGFFTSRVIGRFLDEGVAMLAEGHDPATVEQAAARAGYPAKVLALMDELTLTLPRRIREENRAAVEKAGGTWRPHPADAVVDRMIDEFGRTGRAAGAGFYDYRDGRRGGLWPGLREHFTDPALNGADLTGLGERMLFVEALDAVRCLAEGVLVSVADANVGSLLGIGFPAWTGGVLTYVNGYPGGLPGFLTRARELRDRHGDRFAPPDLLVRMAANGETFTDR; translated from the coding sequence ATGGACACGCCCGCCCCGAGCCGCACCATCCGCTGGGAGGGTGACGACGACCACGTCGTCACCCTCGTCCTCGACGACCCCGACCAGTCGGCCAACACCATGAACGCGGCGTTCATCGACTCCCTTGACGCCGTCGTCGACCGCCTCGCGACCCGCCGCGACACCCTGCGGGGCGTCATCGTCACCTCCGCCAAGAAGACCTTCTTCGCCGGCGGCGACCTGCGGGACCTGATCGCCGTCACCCCCGAGACCGCCGGGCGCTCCTTCGAGGCGGGACTGCGCGTCAAACGCGCGCTGCGCACGTTGGAGACCCTGGGCGTGCCCGTCGTCGCCGCCCTCGGCGGCGCGGCCCTCGGCGGGGGGTACGAGATCGCCCTCGCGTGCCACCACCGCGTCCTGCTCGACCGCCCCTCCGCCCGGGTCGGCCTCCCCGAGGTCACCTTCGGGCTGCTGCCCGCGGGCGGCGGAGTGACCCGCACCGTCCGCATGTTCGGCGTCACCGAAGCGCTGACCAAGGTGCTCCTTGACGGACGCCGGTACGCCCCCGCCGAGGCGCTGGCCGCGGGCCTGGTCGACGAGACCGCCGCCGACGCGTCCGAACTGACCGCACGGGCAAGGGCGTTCATCGACGCCCACCCCGACGCGCGGCAGCCCTGGGACGTCGCGGGGTTCCGCATCCCCGGCGGCACCCCCGACCGGCCCGAACTGGCCGCCACGCTCCCCGCCCTGCCCGCGCTGTTCCGCGAGAGGCTCGGCGGCGCCCCCTACCCGGCCCCGCGCGCCGTCCTCGCGGCCGCCGTCGAGGGCGCCCAGGTCGACCTCGACACCGCGTTCGTGATCGAGAGCCGCCACCTCACCGAACTGGTCCTGGGGCAGACCACCAAGAACATGATCCAGGGACACTTCTTCGACCTGAGGACCGTCGAGTCGGGGGCCGGACGGCCGCGCGGAGTGCCGTCGGGCACCGTCCGCAAGGTCGCCGTCCTGGGCGCCGGGATGATGGGCGCGGGCATCGCCCACGCCTGCGCCCGCGCGGGCATCGACGTGGTCCTGAAGGACACCACGCGGGAGGCCGCCGCCCGCGGCAGGGCCCACTCGGCGGGCATCCTGGAACGGGCCCTGCGCCAGGGCCGCACCACCGAGGCGGATCGGGACGCGCTGCTCGCCCGCATCACCCCCACCGCCGACCCCGAGGAACTGGCGGGCTGCGACGCGGTGATCGAGGCGGTCTTCGAGGACCCGGCCGTCAAGGGCGAGGCGTTCCGGGAGGCCGAGAAGCACGTCGCCGCCGACGCGCTGCTCTGCTCCAACACCTCCACCCTCCCCATCGCCGGCCTCGCCGAGGCCGTCCGGCGCCCCGACGACTTCATCGGCCTGCACTTCTTCTCCCCGGTGCACCGGATGCGGCTGGTCGAGATCGTCAAGGGGCCGCGGACCGGCCCCCTGGCCCTCGCCCGCGCCTTCGACCTGGTGCGGCAGATCGGCAAGACCCCGATCGTCGTCAACGACAGCCGGGGCTTCTTCACCTCACGCGTCATCGGCCGCTTCCTCGACGAGGGCGTGGCGATGCTCGCCGAGGGCCACGACCCGGCCACCGTCGAACAGGCGGCGGCGCGGGCCGGCTACCCCGCGAAGGTGCTCGCCCTGATGGACGAACTCACCCTCACCCTGCCCCGGCGCATCCGCGAGGAGAACCGCGCCGCCGTCGAGAAGGCCGGCGGGACCTGGCGACCGCACCCGGCGGACGCCGTCGTCGACCGCATGATCGACGAGTTCGGCCGCACCGGACGCGCCGCCGGAGCCGGTTTCTACGACTACCGGGACGGACGCCGCGGCGGACTCTGGCCCGGCCTGCGCGAACACTTCACCGACCCCGCCCTGAACGGCGCCGACCTCACCGGACTCGGCGAGCGGATGCTCTTCGTCGAGGCACTGGACGCGGTGCGCTGCCTGGCCGAGGGTGTCCTCGTCTCGGTCGCGGACGCCAACGTCGGCTCCCTGCTGGGCATCGGCTTCCCCGCCTGGACCGGCGGCGTCCTCACCTACGTCAACGGCTACCCCGGCGGCCTGCCGGGCTTCCTCACCCGCGCGCGGGAGCTGCGCGACCGCCACGGCGACCGCTTCGCCCCGCCCGACCTGCTCGTCCGCATGGCCGCGAACGGCGAGACCTTCACCGACCGCTGA
- a CDS encoding AMP-dependent synthetase/ligase — protein sequence MAPEPPAADDAADPPTLPLLVARDALLHPHLPALSWRTRDTDGWTTLTWSQVAQHTTRLAAGYAALGVGPGDHVLLMMANRPEHWLSDLALTRLGAVPVSVYGTSAPPQIRHIARNCRAPLVVVENATQVRAWAPLLDDPDTPLARLVVAEPHQEGIHLPYAALLREPVPDGFEKNLDGARPDDPLTVVYTSGTTGEPKGVVLTHRQVLANARALDAVVELPPHVEHICYLPLAHIAERMLGLYLPCHRASHVYLCADPAAVPAAVREVRPRQFFGVPRIWEKLATTLRAGIARLPEERRRAVEEAARVAREHIAHRERGEHVPPDLETAYRTAREEVLVPLLSLGGLDRITWAASASAPMPPDVVAFWAGLGIVVMDAWGLTETTGVATSNSPRAGFRLGSVGRPVSCAEVRTAADGELQVRGASVFAGYLRPGGPPDSPLDADGWLATGDIGRVDDDGFVWITDRKKEMIVTSTGKNVSPALVENTLKEHPLIGQALVHGDRRSYVVALLVLDTEAALAWAADRGIDAGADPSDPADPSDPADPSDPADPADPVNPADSAYLVALAAHPALREEIEHAVAAANSRLNRTEQVKRYQLLTDEWGPATGELTPSLKLRRRVVHDRYAVQLAALYED from the coding sequence ATGGCACCCGAGCCGCCAGCCGCCGACGACGCGGCAGACCCGCCGACCCTGCCGCTGCTCGTGGCGCGCGACGCCCTGCTCCACCCCCACCTGCCGGCCCTGTCCTGGCGCACCCGGGACACCGACGGCTGGACCACCCTCACCTGGAGCCAGGTCGCCCAGCACACCACCCGCCTCGCCGCCGGATACGCCGCCCTCGGTGTCGGACCCGGCGACCACGTCCTGCTCATGATGGCCAACCGCCCCGAACACTGGCTCTCCGACCTGGCGTTGACGAGACTCGGCGCCGTCCCGGTCAGCGTCTACGGCACCTCGGCGCCCCCGCAGATCCGGCACATCGCCCGCAACTGCCGGGCCCCTCTCGTCGTCGTCGAGAACGCGACCCAGGTCAGGGCCTGGGCCCCGCTGCTCGACGACCCCGACACCCCGCTCGCCCGCCTGGTCGTGGCCGAACCGCACCAGGAGGGCATCCACCTGCCCTACGCCGCCCTGCTGCGCGAACCCGTGCCGGACGGCTTCGAGAAGAACCTCGACGGCGCCCGCCCCGACGATCCGCTGACCGTCGTCTACACCTCGGGCACCACCGGCGAACCCAAGGGCGTGGTGCTGACGCACCGCCAGGTGCTGGCCAACGCCCGTGCCCTGGACGCGGTGGTGGAGCTGCCGCCGCACGTCGAGCACATCTGCTACCTGCCGCTCGCCCACATCGCCGAACGCATGCTGGGCCTCTACCTGCCCTGCCACCGCGCCTCGCACGTGTACCTGTGCGCCGACCCGGCCGCCGTCCCCGCGGCGGTGCGCGAGGTACGGCCCCGCCAGTTCTTCGGCGTGCCGCGGATCTGGGAGAAGCTCGCCACGACCCTGCGGGCCGGGATCGCGCGCCTGCCCGAGGAGCGGCGCCGCGCCGTCGAGGAGGCGGCGCGGGTCGCCCGCGAGCACATCGCCCACCGCGAGCGCGGCGAGCACGTGCCGCCCGACCTCGAAACGGCGTACCGCACGGCCCGCGAAGAGGTGCTGGTCCCGCTGCTGTCGCTCGGCGGACTCGACCGGATCACCTGGGCGGCCAGCGCCTCCGCCCCGATGCCACCGGACGTCGTCGCGTTCTGGGCGGGGCTCGGGATCGTGGTCATGGATGCCTGGGGGCTGACCGAGACCACCGGGGTCGCGACCTCCAACAGCCCCCGCGCGGGCTTCCGCCTCGGCTCCGTCGGCCGGCCCGTCTCCTGCGCCGAGGTGCGCACCGCGGCGGACGGCGAACTCCAGGTCCGGGGCGCCTCGGTCTTCGCCGGCTATCTGCGCCCCGGAGGACCGCCGGACTCACCGCTGGACGCGGACGGCTGGCTGGCCACCGGTGACATCGGCCGCGTCGACGACGACGGCTTCGTCTGGATCACGGATCGGAAGAAGGAGATGATCGTCACCTCGACCGGCAAGAACGTCTCCCCGGCCCTCGTGGAGAACACCCTGAAGGAACACCCGCTGATCGGCCAGGCCCTCGTCCACGGCGACCGCCGCTCCTACGTGGTCGCCCTGCTGGTGCTCGACACCGAAGCGGCCCTGGCCTGGGCCGCCGACCGCGGGATCGACGCGGGCGCCGATCCCTCTGATCCCGCCGATCCCTCTGATCCCGCCGATCCCTCTGATCCCGCCGATCCCGCTGATCCCGTCAATCCCGCTGATTCCGCCTATCTCGTCGCGCTGGCCGCGCATCCGGCGCTGCGGGAGGAGATCGAGCACGCGGTCGCCGCGGCCAACAGCCGCCTCAACCGGACCGAACAGGTGAAGAGGTACCAGCTGCTGACCGACGAATGGGGCCCCGCCACCGGCGAGTTGACCCCGTCGCTCAAGCTGCGCCGCCGGGTCGTCCACGACCGCTACGCCGTCCAACTCGCCGCGCTCTACGAGGACTGA
- a CDS encoding acyl-CoA dehydrogenase family protein produces MGSRLTEEQAALAAAVRDFAKRECADQDRQAGAARTPHDAVIYRKLADLGWLGVCLPEEYGGAGGGLADACVFLEEITYGLVPAGGFVTTVITARAFARFASAKQRREVLGSAVRGRVLSIAMSEPAAGSDVGALRCRAERRPDGDWSVEGQKTWISNAHLADSMLLVARTGPEKHRGLTMFHVPMDTPGVEVRGIETMGGREVNDVFLTGVRLPADAVVGAVGEGWPQLMAGLNDERLFLAANMLGLARRAFDDAVSYLREREQFGRPIGSFQALRHRVADLATEIECARLLVREVAADCDAEPERLFPREASMAKLKATETAKRVALECMQMMGGYGYATEYGMERHLRAAVVSTVYGGTSEIQRDIIGKSYGL; encoded by the coding sequence ATGGGAAGCCGACTGACCGAGGAACAGGCCGCTCTCGCCGCCGCCGTCCGCGACTTCGCCAAACGCGAGTGCGCGGACCAGGACCGTCAGGCCGGCGCCGCACGCACCCCGCACGATGCGGTGATCTACCGGAAACTGGCGGACCTGGGGTGGCTCGGGGTGTGCCTGCCCGAGGAGTACGGCGGTGCGGGCGGCGGCCTCGCCGACGCGTGCGTGTTCCTGGAGGAGATCACCTACGGGCTGGTCCCGGCCGGCGGGTTCGTCACCACCGTCATCACCGCCCGCGCCTTCGCCCGGTTCGCCTCGGCGAAGCAGCGCCGGGAGGTCCTGGGCAGCGCGGTGCGCGGGCGGGTGCTGTCGATCGCGATGTCGGAACCGGCGGCCGGCTCGGACGTGGGAGCGCTGCGCTGCCGGGCCGAGCGACGGCCCGACGGGGACTGGTCGGTCGAGGGGCAGAAGACGTGGATCTCCAACGCGCACCTCGCCGACAGCATGCTGCTGGTGGCCCGCACCGGCCCGGAGAAGCACCGCGGGCTGACCATGTTCCACGTCCCGATGGACACCCCGGGGGTGGAGGTGCGGGGCATCGAGACGATGGGCGGCCGTGAGGTCAACGACGTGTTCCTGACCGGTGTGCGGCTGCCCGCGGACGCGGTGGTGGGCGCGGTGGGCGAGGGCTGGCCGCAGCTGATGGCCGGGCTCAACGACGAACGCCTCTTCCTCGCCGCGAACATGCTGGGGCTGGCCCGCCGCGCCTTCGACGACGCGGTCTCCTACCTGCGTGAACGCGAGCAGTTCGGGCGGCCGATCGGCTCGTTCCAGGCCCTGCGGCACCGGGTCGCCGATCTGGCCACCGAGATCGAGTGCGCCCGGCTGCTGGTGCGGGAGGTGGCCGCGGACTGCGACGCGGAGCCGGAGCGGCTCTTCCCCCGGGAGGCGTCGATGGCCAAGCTCAAGGCGACCGAGACCGCCAAGCGGGTCGCGCTGGAGTGCATGCAGATGATGGGCGGGTACGGCTACGCCACCGAGTACGGCATGGAGCGCCATCTGCGGGCCGCGGTCGTCTCCACGGTGTACGGCGGGACCAGCGAGATCCAGCGGGACATCATCGGCAAGAGCTACGGACTCTGA
- a CDS encoding TetR/AcrR family transcriptional regulator: protein MTTASEHDSALVRAMARPEPEEKVARRILDAALEQFTTFGLRRSSMDDVAKRAGLSRVTVYRRFRNKDGLVEACLLREGSRFFAQLDAAVADLPSMEERVVEGFVVALRHSREHPLFGGLLRLEPEVVLPYLTVKGGPYLSATTEYLSGHLRRAQRAEGRPDSDTGPLAELMVRVAVSFLLNPAGRIDLGDEERTRAFARRYLAPLIGV from the coding sequence ATGACGACGGCTTCTGAGCACGACTCCGCGCTGGTCCGGGCGATGGCCAGGCCCGAGCCCGAGGAGAAGGTGGCGCGCCGCATCCTCGACGCGGCGCTCGAGCAGTTCACCACCTTCGGTCTGCGCAGGTCCTCGATGGACGACGTCGCCAAGCGCGCCGGGCTGTCCCGGGTGACGGTCTACCGCCGCTTCCGGAACAAGGACGGACTGGTCGAGGCCTGCCTGCTGCGGGAGGGCAGCCGGTTCTTCGCCCAGTTGGACGCCGCCGTGGCCGATCTGCCCTCCATGGAGGAGCGGGTCGTCGAGGGGTTCGTCGTCGCCCTGCGCCACTCCCGTGAACACCCCTTGTTCGGTGGGTTGTTGAGGCTGGAACCGGAGGTGGTGCTGCCCTACCTCACGGTCAAGGGCGGCCCCTACCTGTCGGCCACCACCGAGTACCTGAGCGGCCATCTCCGCCGGGCCCAGAGGGCCGAGGGCCGTCCGGACAGCGATACGGGGCCGCTGGCCGAGCTGATGGTCCGGGTCGCTGTCTCCTTCCTCCTCAACCCGGCCGGCCGCATCGACCTCGGCGACGAGGAGCGGACCCGGGCCTTCGCCCGCCGCTACCTCGCCCCCCTGATCGGCGTCTGA